The genome window CATTAAACTATCCAGCATTTGAGGGGAGTCCCTGTACTGATGTGATGGTTGACAAGAACCTAACATATGGGCTCCCTCTCCACACAGAGGTCAATGATGAAATCCCAATGAAAACTTGGAATTTCTCCTTCAGTCCATGCCTTTTTCCAAGATCAGCTTCTCGGTCACCTGGCTGGTTCACCAATCATTTATTCAAAACCTGGAGAGCTTCCTGGGTGAAATCTGAAACTCACCCCTGTACACAGGGCAAGAAGAGGCCAAAGAAAGACACAGACCACTCCAGATTGGTATGTGGCAGCTTTGATAAGTAAGGGAACTTACACACAAGTTTGTCTTCAGTGGCCACAGGACAAGATCTCTGCACCCGCTGGCTGGAATCTTCAAAGCTTGTATCGAGGTCTTAACTGGATTTAGTCACATACACAGTCTACTTGGTCCCAAGAACAATTTACTCCCTCAAGGCTGCATCCTGGAAATGGCACATGCTGTGGGAATGGTGGATGGAACATACATTCCAAGGATAAGAGGGGTTAAGGAGCTTCCAATTGCCTGGATGCAGCTCGAGTGTCAACCTGCAGTCACATCTTCTCAGTGACCTCCTCCAGCAATTGTGAGCTCCTTAGAGTGGAAACAAActgcttccttctcctttttctaaAGCCCAGATCAGTGATAGGTATGCAGAAGGAGTTAAACAATATTAAGTGGATAAACcaactacaatttttaaatatcatcagTCTGCTACAGCATAACTAACAATTCCCATACCACAACTCTGCTGAGTGAAACACATGTAGATATTAGATAACAACACAATGTCTAACATGCTTTTTCCCCTTTGTTGTGTAGAAATAGAGCAGCTGCAGATCAGAGttggaagaaatgagaaaatcagATACCTTCTCCATGCAAAGTCATTCATAGGTATAGCATAGTATGTACCATGGTGGCTTTTCAGGTAACTGAGAACTGAAATCTATATAACAATGTAAATAAAGGAACTACTGTTATATGCAACATGTTACATGGATTAATTTCAATACAGGTAATGTAGGGCAAACAAATCTAGACCAAAGCCAAGTCACTTAGCctctttttgcctattttttgacCTCTAAATAGGGTTAATGATAATATCTACAGCATAGGTTTTGTGAAGATTGAGTGGTATCTGGTGTATGGAAAGCATGAAATAAATGTGAATCATCATCAAAATGATGGGAATGATTTGGACTAGGGCCCCCCCTGATGTCAGAAAGCTGCTTCTGCTGGCCTTGGGGAAGAAAGCTGTCATGTTGTGAGAGAGCCCAGGAGAGGGCCCCATGGCAAGGATCTGCCAGCAGTCTCCAGGAGCTCAGAGTAGCCTCCTATCTGACCATCAGGAATACAAGCggaacctcagtcctacaactgcaaggaactgaattctgccaatacATGAGCTTGGAAGAGAACTCTTAAGCTCCAGAAAGAAACACAGGCAGGTTGACACCCTGATTACAGTCTTGTGGAGAACCCAGTGAAGCAGTGCCTGAACCCCTGGCCCACAGACAccaggagataaaaaaaaaatatgtgttgttATAAGCTATTGAATTTGTAGAGATTTAGACCTTCCATTCCATAAACTACACGTGGCCTCACATTTGTCCTAGAACTCTTCAAATTGTCTTGCTCAGTGGTTCTTAAATTTCAGGGTGCATCAGAGTCACCTGGAAAGGTTAGAACAAAGAAGACAGAGCCCCAACCACAGAGATGCTGATTCATCAGCTAGAGATGGCTGTTGGGGGGCGGGGGAGTCCAGGACTGAGCAAGTCTAACAttttcccaggtgatgctgttATTGTTGATCTAAAAACCACGCTTATCTACTGTTTACTGCTATGCACTTTAAATGCCCTCAGTACCAAAATACTATGAGAACATAAGCATATGATTGAAACAAATGGTTGGCTTCCTTTCATATTAAAGGTtttcacaaaagagaaaagagcaagagaagaagagTTTGTCAAATGATATTTACTAAGCTTAATACCTGCTTTTCATTAAGCCCCCTGATTGCTATTACACCTGGGGCAGGTGAGCAAATGTTTATTTCCATAGATGCCCTGATCCATAACTTTTCCCATAGTATAATTTACATTCCTCTCCTTCTGTACTATTTTCATCATAGTGGCCCAATTTATAGTAGAAATTGTTGAAATGTCATAACTGATATTTATACTTGAATTGTTAAAACCCCATATTCAATACTCTTTAAGAGGGCTCAATAAACTTAAACTGAACTGATAATTATGGATTAAGTTAATAATACCCCTGTTGTCACTACTCAAACAATTCagtacaaacatttaaaaaaggaattacaACTACTTATAACAATATCATCAGGGAGCTACGAATTCGCTACTTACCTGTTTTAGTATAAGGCTTACTAGCTGGGCCAATACCCCATGGGTCTCAAGGACACTATAAACATCGAGAGAATAAcatattcctaggttttttatgtTTGATGTTccatttgtttaaatataaaaatctccaccttttgtcttcattttctgcaaaggacttttatttatttatctatctatttatttatttatctatttatttatacagAAGTGCTTCTTTCTATGCTGGCAGCTTCCAAGTAACTGCAAAATGGTAAGAACTATCatttaatgaatattcatatcaAAGAGATATTTATAACTTTTTCCTGTCATTGCTCCTTTACCCTTCCCAACACACGCTTTGAAAATTACAATGAAATTGCAATCCTGAAGGAACTACCTTCAATTCTAATACTatgctttaaaatacatttttaaacaacAGACCTTCAAattgaagaggaaaagaaattagaaataagtaTTTTTGGGAGGAAATCACATTAGCAAATCTAAGATAAAAGAATACAGGGAAGAAAGTTGAGAATTAAAAGTAGCATAATAATTTGCTTAAGGAAATATAAGAATAATGAATAACATAATACTAACATAAAAACATAAGCTCCGCAGAGGtaggtttttgtctttttctttattaatgtgTTCCCTATTTCTAGAATATTGAGTGAAGTCcagaatgtttgttgaataaatcgGGAATGATTGGATAAATGCTTGAAGTGTTATGTGTTTTAGAAAATTGATCATGGTTCTCCCACTCATACAAACACACCTGTGATTCTTTATGTACTCAGGACTGACAATCTGCACTGTGGAAATGGTTCCATAGTTTCTAACATAGAAGTGCACTAGATTCTAACAtagaagtgaaaaatataaaatcttggTGTCCAAATGTCCACCATCTGGCGCAGAAAAGCCAGATACATAAATAGCTCTAGTAGAATGGGATAAATGAAGAAAGAGTTAGATGTAAGTATTTTCAGGCCAAAGACTAGTTGAAAAAGCTACAAAAAATGATAGCATTTAAGCATTATCTAAAACGATGAGAGGACAAGAGCATGGGCGCCCGAAGTAAACGTACAGAAATATCAAAGTTCACAGTCGTTTTGAAAACATTAACCTGTGGATTTCAAACATTTTAACTGTAACctggaaaaagaaatacatacatgtaatacatatgtatatataatatatgtatatatataaatatatgtattatgcTTAAGTTTTATGAAATAATACCTTCACtcattttacatatttgaaattttccttttttttaagtgctGGTGAAGATCTATTAAATCAATTTCAAGATCCATTGTTTGAAAAACACTGGATTTGAGCACTGAGTAGATGTGGCAAGCAGACcattgaaatgaaaatacaaagacCACTCTGCCAGCACAGCTCCAAGTCTTCTCCCATCCAGGTGGTGTGCTGCTGAGCTGCAATGCTTAGAGGACTATGATTAAGGCTCCTTCCCCACTTAAAACAATTCACTGTGgtagaaaagataagaaaataaatcccttTCTATATTGAACCAAACTGCGGTAAGGGAAAGTACCATAGGccatttctcctcttctttgGGCATAATATTTAGGGGTTACTGTTATCTTATCTAGAAGGATTAAGAgtgtttgaaaatgaaatgactCGCATATCTGGGAGCATTGTGAATTCAATCTATATCTGGGTTTGCCAGAGTCAAATTGTCATACTGAACTACAAAGAGCAAAAcatttcttctccttcccctgtGAATAACAACGTTTCCACAATAGTTTCACTGCAgactatttattgaacacactGTGTGTGCCAGACTCTGTTCTAGTGGTAGGAACTACAACAGTGGGAAAACGAAGTCCAAGTCTTTTGGCGTTTGCATTTACAGAAAGCAAATAGACAAATAAactaagtaaaaacaaataatgataacagctatgaaggaaataaacagtgtCTTGGGCTAGAAAATAGTAAGTAATGTAACCAGGGAAGACTGTTCTTCAGGAGGTGATATTTAAAGAGTTGCTGGATGAGGAAGTactaataaacagaaaaacagttCTCCAGGCTCTGAAAGAGTTAAGTGAAGACCTGAGACAGGAAAGAGGTGTGTTATTAAAGGCCAGTATATCTTGAGCCTAGTGAGGAGTTGGGAAGAGTGGTATGAGTTGAGACAGGAAACTACTTGAAGTTACTGGATTGTTCAGTAACTAGAATAGAAATAATTGAAGAAGGTTATGGTTAATTTGGGTTTTTAAAAGCTCAATGCTTGTAGCTATAGAGAGAATGGACCAGATAGGAGGATGATTAGAAGCTGAGAGATCTCTTAGGAGACTGATTTCCAGGCAAGCAAAGATGGAACATTAGACTAGTGTTGGCAATGGAAAAGGGCTTaagatatattttggaggtagtgTAACAGGAAGAAAAGGcttggcatctctgcctccatactGTATTTGTCTCCATTTTTTGCTTTAATCTTTGGGCCAAAAGGAAAAGGGCTTCTGCTCAACTCTGTGGCCATGCACATAGGCTTgttaatcatcaaaaggaattttgccaACAGTATGAGTTTTCTGCAAATAGTTCCTTACCCAAAGCTCACCTCCCAGAGGAGATAGGGAAATGtgtatgaaaataatgattgCCCTGTCAAATATTTATAGGAACATAGTGACCCAACCTAGGTCAAGGAGAGTCAACTAACCACGGACATGGGTTTCTCAGGTCTCCTGGAACCCTTGCTGGGGCCCAGATGTCTGCAGCCTTCAGACAGTCCCCAATGCGTCTCCTCTTGCTTCCCCTTTTCCTAGCAtaaaagaagcttgaaatcaaCCTGGAGTTTAGGACATTAGTCTGCCGTTTTCACAGTCTGCtggctttccaaataaagtcgGTTTCCTTGCTCCAACACCTGGTCTCTCTACTTATTAGCATGGCATGTGGCAAGGGGCATGAGTTTAGACTTGGTAACAGTAGAACCAACAAAACTTGTATTCAGAATTTTCTTGAGACCACAAGTAAGTGAATTGAAAATTAGGTAGAGGAGTGAATGCattaaaaggggaagaaaaaagattttGAGAAGGAAAGAACTGGAGAAGTATACACTAAGTAACAGCCTAGAAGTAGCATATTAAAATGTTCACATTTGCAACTTGAATCCTACATCCTGCTCTGGGcctctattttcttaaaataagatattAACTGGTCAGAATGAGAAAGGAACTGCTCTGAGAATTTTTAGCCTTAAGTGGTTGAGCCCAGGCCACTAAAGAGATAATTTAACCACTGAAAATAATGAAGCAAGATTTAGCTAAGATCATTTTAGTGAGAAACAGTGGTTCTCACTCTGATTGCACATTCGAACtccctggggagcttttaaaactaTATGCCCAGGATCCCCTGGAGTGGTTCTGCTTTAATTAGTTTGGGGTGGGACACAGGCATCGCCTTTTTAAAAGCTCCACAGATGATTGTAATGAGTAGCCAGAACTGAGAGCCCTGAGTTAGAAGTAGGGCTGAGGGTATCAGGTCAATAAACCTATCCACTAAGTGAGGGACTAATAGAGAGAATGGGGTGAGGGAACTTTTTCCTCAGATAAGGAATGTAGACCCATTGGTTAAACAGACATAGTTGAGAGTACAAGAAAAGTCACCtttatttatgtgattttttttttaagctgggaGAAATGTTATTCTCACCTTGTTAGGAGCACAGATACTCAGACATCACGCATAgcttagaatatattttatttccattatgaAAAACAAAGAGGGAGGAAATTAACAGCTGATTGTTGattaaaagaaaagtagaagaggaagagggagtaCCAATCTTTTCTAGACAAGGAGACACACAGGAAATAACAAGGAGTTGCACTGTGAAAGTGATGACAAGGGATAAGGATTCAGTTATTTCTAAGGAAAAGTTCTAATAGGTTACTAGAATACACCTGCAATGGGTTTCATACCACCTTTGCTTTGCAATTGCTTAGTCTGAACCCTTCCAAATTTAACTCTTGAACGAGTCACAGATGGAATTACCAAGGAAGGAGTAAGAGACAAGTAACTATTCTCCTTGAATAGAGACCAGAAACGTCATTCTTCAACTGTCGTGAAGCGTCCTTGTTGCTGGGGTAAATGGATAACTGAAAGCAGGAGTAGTTACATCAGTTGCCCTGATCGTGCAATTAATCTGTGGTCTCACTGAAATCAGAACCAAAGTTTTGCACTGTCAGCTGTTTACTTTGTTCTATTAATGCCTTCTTTGCACCCTAACTCCACtcgaaacagaagagaaaaacgTGCAGTGCAACTTCTAAATCTCACATCTGGAGAGCGCTAAGAGTTGCAACGGTCCAGGTGATGTGGTGTGTGAAGGGGTGGTGTGCGCAGATACTTCGATGGAGGAAAATCTGGGAGTTGAGCAGACAAGATAAAACTTGGGAGTCTAAATGGGTGCCTTCCCTTCAGGAAGGTAGTGAAATCAAGAGAACTGAGGGCCTAAGGGACGGTGAGAGACCGTAAAGAAGAACAGCATTTGGGTGTGGTGCGTGCGAAACGGCTTCCAAGGTAGCAGAGGAGCAGCTTCAACAGCTCCTAACCTTGGATGGCTCAGGCAACCCCGCGGGCAGCCGGGAGCGCGAGTGCGCACTACAAGTCCCAGAAGCCCTCGCCTCCCAGAGCCCGTGCGGAGCCGCGCAGCGCCCGCCGGGAGCCGGCCCTAACCGCCAAGATGGCGCAACCCAGGAAAAGAAATCTTGAGTCGGAGGCCGGCGGCGAAGGAGGGGAGGGAACTGAAGAGGAAGACGGCGCAGAGCGGGAGGCGGCCCATACGCGACCCCGGATGATTAGCGGGAGCGGGACCAGCTGTATTACGAGTGCTACTCGTACGTATGCATCCACGAGGAGATGATTGCGGACCGCGTCCGCACAGATGCCTACCGTCGGGGCATCCTGCGGGACTGGGCACCGCTGCGGGGCAAGACGGTGCTGGACGTGGGCGCGGGCACCGGCATTCTTAGCATCTGTGCCCAGGCCGGGGCTCGGCGTGTACGCGGTGGAGGCCAGTGCCATATGGCAACAGGCCCGGGAGGTGGTGCGGCTCAACGGGCTGCAGGACCGGGTGCACGTCCTCCCGGGGCTGGTGGAGACGGTGGAGTTACCGGAGCAGGTGGATGCCATCGTGAGCGAGTGGATGGGCCATGGACTCCTGCACTAGTCTATGCTGAGCTCTGTGCTCCACGCGCAGACCAAGTGGCTGAAGGAGGCGGTGTTCTACTGACGGCTTTCGCCGAGCTCTTCTTGCCACCTATCAGCGACCAGATGCTGGAGTTGCGCCTCGGCTTCTGGAGCCAAGTGAAGCAGGTCTACGGTGTGGACATGAGCTGCCGGGAGCGCTTCGCCACGCGCTGCCTCATGGGCCACTCGTAAATCGTGGTGCAGGGCCTGTCCGGAGAGGATGTGCTGGCACGGCCGCAGTGCTCCAGGCCGCGCGGGCCTGGAGCAGGAGCTGGAGGCCGGGGTGGGCGGGCGCTCCCGCTTCAGCTGCTGCGGCTCGGCCGCCCTGCACGGCTTTGCCGTCTGGTTCCAGGTGACCTTCCCTGGAGGGCACTCGGGGAAACCCCTGGTGCTGTCCACCTCGCCTTTTCACCCAGTCACGCACTGGAAGCAGTCACTCCTACCTGAACGAGCCTGTGCAAGTGGAGCAAGATACGGACATTTCCGGATAGATCACGCTTCTGCCCTTCCCGGGCGACCTCCGTCTCCTGTGTGTGCTGCTGCGCTATAAAGTGGGCGACCACGAGGAGAAGACCAAAGACTTTGTCATGGAGGACTGAGCCTTTTCTCCCATCTACCTTCCGAGGCGGCCAGACCTGCGTGGTAGAGGCGGAGGAGGGTACGGAGAAGAAAAGGAGATCCCACGTACAAGTAGGGGGGCAATGTTCTCcgtcttccttttttccttagcGTTTCTGGAGAAGGGAGAGTGACTTCATTCTCCCAGGGATTGTTCTGGAGATCTTTGTTTTAAAAGTGATGCCCCTGCCCCCCAGTGACGGAAGCAGCTACTTTATTAATGGCTTTTAAACCTCAAAAGCATGTGGTACCAAGCacttgtatttctatttcttttgtttcacACACGCACGAAAAAAGAAAACACGTGAGAAAATGTTTCCGGAGGGGGCACCTCACATTGAAGTCTGATGCCAGAGAGAAGAGTAAAAAGGATTTAGATTTCACAAATCTCCAGTGTGACTTCTAATCTCTCTAGGGCCATCTGCTCTTCATTTTCTGAACTCCCTGCCTTCTTAGGTGCCTCTAGGCCACAGTActaaattgtttatttaaataaactataCTACTGAAAATGAGAAGGAGAATGAGGAAGCAGTTAAAATAACCGAGTTCTCTTTACACTTAAGTACTCCCATAGGGTGAAGTTGATGAACGCATTTCTCCATTGAATAAAATCAACTTTATAGATAATTGTACAGCATACCTAAGAAATCTAGAGGGTACTTTTAGGAGAAAAAGACTTGAAAGATAGGGAAGTAGTATGGGTTTTTTATTCTTGTCTTTGCCATTATGACTTAACCAAGAAAATGTTTCATGTCTGTTCATTTAATGAGACACTTGTGTCTTACGAAACAGGGTGATATAGAAGGTTTCTGAAGCTGACCCAAAGGTTTATTGCCTTGGGTAAACTACTTAAGcccaataaattaaagaaaataatttccccaactagaaaaatacattcattctCATTTAAACTCCCTTATTTGAGGGATCATGTGATTTGGCCAACTTACAGcaaattaaatttcctttttcagcgttttgttttttttttatcctagcCAATTGTATAAGTTGTGAATTTAGGAAAATCATGTGTAATGAAGTGTGAGTTATGTTACCAAATTTCTTTCACCAATGTTTCACTCCTTATCCCTGTGGCAAATAAAAGATtggcattttctctatttttataaagtaagtCTTGTGTACTATGTGAATTACGATGCTTTTGCCTCTTTaatattgtcagtttttaagTGTTACAACCCCTTCAGAATATAGCTTCAGGGTAATTCAGCTATGCTTCCTGTATGGCTGTTTTCATACTGATAGCTTTTGTGTGCTGATAAAACAGGTGTGACAAGGAGTCTTCTGAAGTACTCTTGCAGTTTTACTGTTAacagttttctcctttattcatcACGTATTAAAGTACTTAACAACAATTTTGCTAAACTTTGATGTTAATACATGACATCCGTTTTAAAGGGAAGCAAATGTACCAAATCATCAACTTTACAAGTTCCTTGAGTAGCAAGCAGTACAGTTGTTACCATTTTAATAGTCTGCTGTCAAGATAGCAGCCTATTGAAACAAAAGTCATAGTAAGCTAAACCTGGTTTAAGCTAGAGATATAAAATAGCTCCTTGTATAAAATAGCTCCTTATTTTAGGGTCAACTATAAGAacacttatttatttagaattgtaGTGTACTGTTGTGAGTAGatttttggtgtttttgttttgtttgtttttaacttcctCTAACAATCCCTTTGCTTTATGCACAAAGCATTCTTCCAAataccattttttatatatagatGTTGTATAAACATACAAGTACTATATAGAATTCTCATTACCAGTGTAAGCACACAAAGGAAACACTAGTGAAAATGGTATCTATAGAAGTAAAGGGTATTTTATAAAAaggtaattatttcaaaataagctttaaaattcttgttaccatttcccaaaagaaaacaactataaaaataCAGCTACTAAACCAACTAGTCAAGGGGCAGCATAACATAGTGGTTAAAAACTTGAACTCTGGAGCCAAATGGCCCACGCCAGAATCTGGGCTCCTCCACTCTGGAGCTACGTGACCTTGAGCAAAATGCTTAACTTCTGTTTTTACTCTGGTGCTCGCATAAGCTGGGGATAACAATCCTACCTGCTCTCTAGGAATGTGAGCATAAAATAAATTAACACGAGTAAGTACATAGTGCCTGGTACCTAGTTAGAGTTCAGTAACTTCTAGCTGTTGTAATTTTGGAAAAGTAATGTGCAAACCTGAAGTTGGACAcataacaaaatgtggtacagagtaaatattcaacattttgattttttttacagGTATTTGACAGTATCAGCATGGCTGTATATGATGAGTAATGTATGACACTGGGCACCCGATGATccagaagaaactgaagcagttTGGAGTGAGGACACTTGAAAAAGGATGAGCATGTGAGAGGCAAGAACATCTGGGCACTGTCTAGTCCCTGTGGACTGGTACTGACTGCTCGGGGCCATTTGggccacaagaaaaaaacagcccaaaggaaaggaaatcacgGTGAAATTCTATCTGCTTTCCTCCCAATGgtttacatttattgagcactgggAACTTTCTGAATATTTCCATTAATTCAGTGGACCAGTGGACATTTTATTGAGTGCACAGTGTTAACAATCATTGTGATAAAGCACTTGGGATACAAACCAATAAAGCATATTTTCTGCCTCCAAATATACGTTCATaggaaaaactagaaataaatgataatagGTTGAAGGCTGGGACGGTGTACATGTGAGGGGAAAGGAAGGTaataattatcttcattttacatacTAGGAAAGAGTTATAAAGATACTGAAGGATCTGCCTAGGGTTACATAGCTAATTCCTAACAGTTGAACACAAGTGGTTTTAATTCCTAACCCCAAACAACCCCTTAAGTTTCAGGAAGTTCCACTGGAGAGCTATCCCATAGGACTCAAAGAGCCATCTGGTTTATAGGATCTCAAGGTTGACAAATACTGGGCACTCCTGTGCCTATTTCCCAACAGAGCTAATCAAATGGGGCGCTCTTTCTGAGGTCCCCAGGAAACTGCATTCTCAACCCAGTAGCTGAAGTAGATGAATTCTGCCATTTTGGCTATCAGTACTTGGTGCTAGAGAGCAGGGAGGCATCCTATGAGGCAGTCATTTAATGATTTAATAAACACAATCtaagaattattataaataagCCAATTATATCCTCAAAGAACTGGGATATCAATACTTTGCATACATTCTTTAACATGGAAAGACTTCAGTCCTACTAAATCTTACTTCTGCTGAGGCAAGAGTGAGAAGCCAACCCTCTTCTCAATTCCATCCTTAATATTTCTCCCCAGTGTAAATATATTACCACATTGATTATGAGATCCTAAGAGAAAAATTCCTTTACAGTGTAAGCTCTAAAAATAGATGTTTTCTATATAACTGGTTTATTTCAGCTAATGGACACAGTTGGGTAGATGACTGCTCTCACATTGGTTACTAAAAAGCTGAACCAAGTTTAATACTCACTtgggtttcttttattttagtatctggctctatttgcatttccatacccccattttttattcttgatttatcCTTTTCTCTTATACTAAATATTACATGATTTGTTGGAATTTATGTGTCTTTATTCTCTTCTAATACTTTtggcattaaaatattttcctattttctgaaaTAGCTGCAAAAGTTCTAAGAGGAGGTTAGAGAAAGGGCGAGAGGACTTTGAGATATACcccatttattttctataaaatttgGTGTCCCAAATTGTTCATATGGATAGATAGCTGATTCGATTTCATCACTTTAGCTAACCTACAGCATCTTATATTTTGTAGAATCAAGATTTCTGAATGTGTGAAAAACAGACATAGACCATCTTGAGGGAACCTTGAGTGGTCTGCAGCTCTTTTAAGCCGAGAGCAGGCCCTGGTTGAATGTTACATGACAGGAGAGTTGTGGATTGCCTAACCTCTTCCAAATATGTGTCAAAATAGTTTAAAGGGTTGATAAAGAGGAAGATGATATAATGAGTCTCAAAATACAGTACATGCTTGCAGGAAAGACCTTTAAAATGAAGAATCTGGACTTAACCTAAACACAAagagaattttaataaaaattacgACATGTCTCGTAACAGTGGAATTGTACTCCTTCGtgagctttgatttttttaaattcctcattACTGATAACAACTTTGGTGGAAGACTGGTGAAGATTTCTGTTGATTGGGTGCCTTTTTAGTTCTAAAAACAATCTCTTGTATTAGACATTAGCATACAGAAAGCTGTATGGGAAGGAAAAattcccccttctctttctctagGCTGCCCCCTGCAAGAAAACCAAGGTGGCATGGGAAGAAATCCTCTCCAcactatttt of Manis javanica isolate MJ-LG chromosome 4, MJ_LKY, whole genome shotgun sequence contains these proteins:
- the PRMT6 gene encoding LOW QUALITY PROTEIN: protein arginine N-methyltransferase 6 (The sequence of the model RefSeq protein was modified relative to this genomic sequence to represent the inferred CDS: inserted 8 bases in 5 codons; substituted 3 bases at 3 genomic stop codons), translated to MAQATPRAAGSASAHYKSQKPSPPRARAEPRSARREPALTAKMAQPRKRNLESEAGGEGGEGTEEEDGAEREAAHTRPRMIXRERDQLYYECYSYVCIHEEMIADRVRTDAYRRGILRDWAPLRGKTVLDVGAGTGILSICAQAGARRXYAVEASAIWQQAREVVRLNGLQDRVHVLPGLVETVELPEQVDAIVSEWMGHGLLHXSMLSSVLHAQTKWLKXGGVLLTAFAELFLPPISDQMLELRLGFWSQVKQVYGVDMSCRERFATRCLMGHSXIVVQGLSGEDVLARPQXAPGRAGLEQELEAGVGGRSRFSCCGSAALHGFAVWFQVTFPGGHSGKPLVLSTSPFHPVTHWKQSLXYLNEPVQVEQDTDISGXITLLPFPGDLRLLCVLLRYKVGDHEEKTKDFVMED